In the genome of Syntrophomonadaceae bacterium, one region contains:
- the casA gene encoding type I-E CRISPR-associated protein Cse1/CasA — translation MTKEEFNLLYEPWILVMKPDGNTEEVSLLELFQYAPKWRGLAGELPTQDVAVLRLLLAILHASFGRYDLDGNYDPPTSPVAALKRWKAIWERGEFPMGIIKDYLLHFEDRFWLFHPAHPFYQVADMDKATDYTAAKLNGELSESGNKTRLFPQRTGEAKARLRHSEAARWLLYVNAFDDTSAKPKEKGLPSPGAGWLGRLGLIIAVGDNLFQTLLLNLVFLKNGEDELWGEEMPIWEQPIRTGERTKITMPDNPSGLLSMQSRRLLLKREEDSVFGFALLGGDFFAKENAFTEQMTVWRNAAKKETDPQEYHPKRHDPARQIWRDFPALVAQGEGMRRSGVVNWLARLIRDNLILRSHYCFQIAAVRYGDKDFFIDDVFSDSISFNAGLLTEMRTDWINRIIDELETTEKLAQKAGHLAQNLAKAAGNGKDGKAQKVAAIEQAYFRLDMPFRRWLEEIVPERDGMDTVCDQWWEQARSIVRGLGKEIVEQAGPQAFAGRTIKENKKEQRYTAPEAFNQFLYYTSTRDALKGGR, via the coding sequence ATGACTAAAGAGGAATTTAATCTGTTGTATGAGCCGTGGATACTTGTCATGAAACCGGACGGCAATACAGAAGAAGTATCCCTGCTAGAATTGTTTCAATATGCACCAAAGTGGCGCGGGCTTGCGGGCGAATTGCCGACGCAGGACGTGGCAGTATTGCGGTTGTTGTTAGCGATTTTGCATGCGTCTTTCGGTCGATACGATCTTGACGGAAATTACGACCCACCAACATCGCCTGTTGCCGCGTTGAAGCGTTGGAAAGCCATCTGGGAACGGGGTGAATTCCCCATGGGAATCATAAAGGACTATCTGTTGCATTTTGAAGACCGTTTTTGGCTCTTCCACCCGGCACATCCATTTTATCAGGTGGCAGATATGGACAAAGCAACCGATTATACCGCCGCCAAGCTTAATGGAGAGTTGTCAGAAAGCGGCAATAAAACCCGCTTGTTTCCACAGCGTACCGGGGAAGCCAAAGCCAGGTTGCGCCACTCAGAAGCTGCCCGATGGCTGCTTTATGTCAATGCATTTGATGATACCTCAGCCAAGCCAAAAGAGAAGGGTCTGCCGAGCCCTGGCGCAGGATGGTTGGGGAGACTGGGGCTAATCATTGCAGTTGGTGATAACTTGTTTCAAACACTTCTGCTCAATCTGGTATTTCTCAAAAACGGAGAAGACGAGCTTTGGGGCGAGGAGATGCCAATATGGGAACAACCGATTAGAACAGGGGAGCGAACCAAAATAACGATGCCAGACAACCCCTCTGGGCTTTTGAGCATGCAATCCCGCCGTCTGTTGCTCAAGCGCGAAGAAGATTCGGTTTTCGGGTTCGCGCTTTTGGGAGGCGACTTTTTTGCAAAGGAAAACGCATTCACTGAACAGATGACCGTATGGAGAAACGCTGCAAAGAAAGAAACCGATCCGCAAGAATATCATCCTAAACGTCACGATCCTGCTCGTCAGATTTGGAGGGATTTCCCTGCTCTTGTTGCTCAGGGTGAAGGCATGCGCCGTTCAGGGGTTGTCAACTGGCTTGCCCGGTTAATAAGGGACAACCTAATTTTACGTTCGCATTATTGCTTTCAAATCGCTGCCGTTAGATATGGCGATAAAGATTTTTTCATCGATGATGTATTCAGTGACTCGATTTCTTTTAACGCAGGGTTGTTGACCGAAATGAGAACGGATTGGATCAACCGCATTATTGATGAGTTGGAGACCACAGAAAAGCTTGCCCAGAAAGCAGGACATCTGGCACAAAACCTTGCCAAGGCCGCCGGTAATGGAAAAGACGGCAAAGCGCAAAAAGTGGCTGCAATAGAACAGGCGTATTTCCGCTTGGACATGCCATTTCGCAGATGGCTGGAAGAAATTGTCCCGGAGCGGGACGGGATGGACACGGTCTGTGATCAATGGTGGGAGCAAGCAAGGAGTATCGTTCGAGGCTTAGGCAAAGAGATAGTAGAACAGGCAGGACCGCAGGCGTTTGCCGGTCGCACCATAAAAGAAAACAAAAAGGAGCAGCGTTATACCGCACCGGAAGCATTTAATCAATTTTTATATTACACGTCAACCCGCGACGCATTGAAAGGAGGGAGATAG
- the casB gene encoding type I-E CRISPR-associated protein Cse2/CasB: MAWLAESKNDSVVRATLASLRRGIGKAPGSMPDLWDVTLGGLSEGLLSKGDEPTRGEWAVHTALTLYALHQQGKDPKKQCMNKEGESFGTAVRKLAEHDKNNEDAVRRRFNATAVSDSFERFSWYLRGLIQLLKAKDIPLDYSALTEDLYWYQFPDRRDSIRLKWGQDFYRSAKKEETNGEAK; encoded by the coding sequence ATTGCTTGGCTAGCAGAGAGTAAAAATGATTCTGTAGTCAGGGCAACACTGGCAAGTTTACGGCGAGGCATCGGCAAAGCACCTGGCAGTATGCCGGATCTTTGGGATGTGACGCTGGGCGGCCTGTCGGAAGGGTTGCTGAGTAAAGGCGATGAGCCGACACGTGGGGAATGGGCAGTACATACGGCATTGACCCTTTATGCCTTGCACCAGCAGGGAAAAGATCCAAAGAAGCAATGCATGAACAAAGAAGGAGAATCTTTCGGCACTGCTGTTCGAAAACTGGCCGAACATGATAAGAATAATGAAGACGCTGTAAGGAGGCGTTTTAACGCTACAGCTGTATCGGACAGCTTTGAGAGATTTTCATGGTACTTGCGGGGTCTGATTCAGTTGTTAAAGGCAAAAGATATACCGCTGGATTACTCCGCACTGACGGAAGATTTGTATTGGTATCAATTTCCCGACAGGCGGGATAGTATTCGCCTGAAATGGGGGCAGGATTTTTATCGTTCTGCCAAAAAAGAAGAAACAAACGGCGAAGCTAAATAA
- the cas7e gene encoding type I-E CRISPR-associated protein Cas7/Cse4/CasC has protein sequence MENKRIYVDVHVLQTVPPSCVNRDDTGSPKTAIYGGTTRARVSSQSWKRAMRLMFRELLPSEMIGVRTKKIVSMIADEIHKLDANANAEVLAQVILTNAGLKLKPPKKGKKGNEGLEEIEGIEGAEGTGALFFLSVAQAKALAKLAVEDPETTKEKPSKEAKEKVQNALKQSPSVDIALFGRMVADDPSLNTDACAQVAHSISTHKVSNEYDYFTAVDDLSEEDSAGAGHLGTVEFNSSTLYRYATVAVHELHSQLGDDAVGAVNQFIRAFVCSMPTGKQNTFANRTLPDAILVTIRKDQPINFVGAFEKPVPTSDEGYVSDSAKRLVAHARSIYNSFAKEPVLSLVTGDLLSGLGSAQPLDESLVLCAEGLRKYLANGGIRQ, from the coding sequence ATGGAAAATAAAAGAATTTATGTAGATGTGCATGTTTTGCAGACGGTGCCGCCGAGTTGCGTTAACCGTGATGATACAGGCAGCCCCAAGACTGCTATATACGGCGGAACGACACGCGCACGTGTTTCATCGCAGAGTTGGAAGCGAGCCATGCGGCTAATGTTCAGGGAACTATTGCCATCCGAGATGATAGGAGTGCGCACCAAAAAAATTGTCAGCATGATAGCGGACGAAATTCATAAGCTGGATGCCAATGCTAACGCGGAAGTATTGGCACAGGTTATCCTGACAAATGCCGGGCTAAAACTAAAGCCGCCGAAAAAGGGTAAAAAGGGGAATGAGGGATTAGAAGAAATAGAAGGAATAGAAGGGGCAGAAGGAACAGGAGCGCTGTTTTTCCTGAGCGTTGCACAGGCAAAAGCATTAGCGAAACTGGCGGTGGAAGATCCTGAAACAACAAAAGAGAAACCATCAAAGGAGGCTAAGGAAAAAGTGCAAAATGCACTAAAGCAGTCTCCCAGCGTAGATATCGCGTTGTTTGGGCGCATGGTGGCGGATGACCCTTCGTTGAATACGGATGCCTGCGCCCAGGTGGCTCACAGCATTTCAACGCACAAGGTTAGTAACGAATACGACTATTTCACTGCCGTAGACGACCTTTCCGAGGAAGATAGTGCAGGTGCGGGACACCTTGGCACGGTGGAATTCAATTCATCAACTCTCTATCGTTATGCGACAGTTGCAGTACATGAACTGCACAGTCAACTGGGAGACGATGCAGTAGGGGCAGTTAATCAATTTATCCGTGCCTTCGTTTGTTCCATGCCGACCGGCAAGCAAAATACCTTTGCCAATCGCACGTTGCCGGACGCTATATTGGTTACAATACGAAAGGATCAACCGATTAACTTCGTTGGAGCGTTTGAAAAGCCCGTACCAACCAGTGATGAGGGCTATGTGTCTGATTCAGCAAAACGGCTGGTTGCCCATGCCAGGAGTATTTATAATAGCTTTGCCAAAGAGCCGGTGCTATCGCTGGTAACAGGTGATCTGCTTTCCGGGTTGGGTAGCGCACAACCACTGGATGAGTCTCTAGTTTTGTGTGCAGAGGGGCTTCGTAAATATCTGGCAAATGGTGGGATAAGGCAATGA
- the cas5e gene encoding type I-E CRISPR-associated protein Cas5/CasD, whose product MSTLLLRLAAPMQSWGMDSKFERRYTERCPTKSGVIGLVAAALGRRRNESIEDLSALRFGVRIDQEGALLRDYHTSKSSEHPYESNRYYLSDAVFLAGLEGDEKFLSDIEQALSFPVFPLFLGRRSCPPEGRVSLGIRKGKALLEALQEEPLLISDWAKKKEPSGEPSKKSLRIVADATEEDTAVYYQRDMPISFDQTHRRFGFRRVFEYKLHSGSDSLNRHTSTPGITAHDPMAELEEG is encoded by the coding sequence ATGAGCACACTGCTTTTGCGTTTAGCAGCACCCATGCAATCATGGGGGATGGACTCAAAATTTGAGCGGCGCTATACCGAACGGTGCCCTACTAAAAGTGGCGTTATTGGTTTGGTTGCTGCGGCATTAGGGCGACGGCGCAATGAAAGTATAGAAGACCTAAGCGCGCTGCGCTTTGGCGTACGCATAGACCAAGAGGGAGCGCTTTTGCGAGATTACCATACATCAAAAAGTAGCGAACATCCGTATGAATCTAATCGCTACTACCTGTCAGATGCGGTTTTTCTAGCAGGTCTAGAAGGGGATGAGAAGTTTTTGTCAGACATCGAACAGGCTTTGAGTTTTCCTGTTTTTCCGCTTTTTCTGGGGCGTCGCTCCTGCCCGCCGGAAGGCCGGGTTTCGCTTGGTATTCGCAAGGGAAAAGCTCTTTTGGAAGCGTTGCAGGAAGAGCCATTACTGATTAGCGATTGGGCTAAGAAAAAAGAACCTTCCGGAGAGCCTTCCAAAAAAAGCTTGCGTATTGTAGCAGATGCAACGGAAGAGGATACAGCCGTCTATTATCAGCGCGATATGCCGATTTCTTTTGACCAGACACACCGCAGATTTGGGTTTCGCCGTGTTTTCGAATATAAGTTGCACTCTGGTTCTGATTCACTTAACCGGCATACTTCAACGCCTGGGATAACTGCGCACGACCCAATGGCAGAATTAGAGGAGGGGTAG
- the cas6e gene encoding type I-E CRISPR-associated protein Cas6/Cse3/CasE, whose amino-acid sequence MYLSRIPLNVKRRDTMQALASPHVFHSEVELSFQRRMDDEHKRMLWRVDYFGEMCYLLVLTADLPEFNHIANKFGYGQWEHKNYNPLLARLEQGQFWRFRLRANPVHSSFAEKNEKSNRGKVFAHVTQQQQKQWLTDRAQAYGFSLQENAFDVVHTEWKKFYKTKGKSHGITLRIADFEGILTISDIDSFRNALIHGIGRAKAYGCGLLTLARYKVGHDE is encoded by the coding sequence ATGTATTTATCTCGTATTCCGCTCAACGTCAAACGAAGAGATACAATGCAGGCACTTGCTTCACCGCATGTTTTCCACAGCGAGGTAGAGTTAAGTTTTCAGCGCAGAATGGACGATGAACATAAGCGTATGCTCTGGCGTGTAGATTATTTTGGAGAAATGTGTTATTTATTGGTGCTCACCGCAGATCTGCCAGAATTCAACCATATTGCCAATAAATTCGGTTACGGGCAATGGGAACATAAGAATTATAACCCGCTGCTGGCCCGGTTAGAACAAGGCCAGTTTTGGCGGTTTCGCCTGCGTGCCAACCCCGTACACAGCAGCTTTGCAGAAAAAAACGAAAAGTCAAATCGCGGTAAAGTCTTTGCTCATGTAACACAGCAGCAGCAAAAACAATGGTTAACTGATCGGGCACAGGCCTATGGTTTCTCACTGCAAGAAAATGCATTCGATGTTGTTCATACAGAGTGGAAGAAATTCTATAAAACAAAAGGGAAAAGCCACGGGATTACTCTGCGTATAGCTGACTTTGAGGGGATATTAACTATATCTGATATAGATTCCTTCAGGAATGCGCTGATACATGGGATTGGACGGGCAAAAGCATATGGTTGCGGGCTCTTGACGCTTGCGCGTTATAAGGTTGGTCACGATGAGTAA
- the cas1e gene encoding type I-E CRISPR-associated endonuclease Cas1, with protein sequence MSNLPGIEKPKLYMLPTIRDRLSFLYLEHCLISRQDGAITVTDARGTVCVPAASLSVLLLGPGTNVSHRAMELIGDAGTSIIWVGEHGVRYYAHGRPLTHSARLLIRQAELVSNVRSRIAVARQMYQLRFPDEDVSDLTMQQLRGREGARVRAIYRRASKQTGVPWHGREYDPDNYAGSDAVNMALSAAHACLYGVLHSVIVALGCSPGLGFVHTGHERSFVYDLADLYKADLSIPIAFETAATKPDDIGAVTRRRMRDAISGGRILEQSVKDIQRLLIGDAKETEEIEVNVLHLWDEKKGLVPNAISYGKEIDEAEGERLADGYGKIIEDKV encoded by the coding sequence ATGAGTAACTTGCCGGGAATTGAAAAACCAAAATTGTATATGTTGCCAACTATAAGGGACAGGCTGTCGTTCCTGTACCTGGAGCATTGCCTGATAAGTCGCCAGGATGGAGCTATTACCGTGACAGATGCACGAGGGACGGTTTGCGTACCGGCAGCGTCACTCAGCGTGCTGTTATTAGGTCCCGGCACTAACGTTTCCCATCGTGCAATGGAATTAATCGGCGATGCGGGAACCAGCATCATCTGGGTAGGAGAGCATGGTGTGCGCTATTATGCCCATGGGCGTCCGTTGACACATTCTGCACGCTTGCTGATCCGGCAAGCAGAGCTGGTTTCCAATGTGCGGTCGCGAATTGCTGTTGCCCGCCAGATGTATCAATTGCGTTTTCCCGACGAAGATGTTTCCGATCTGACGATGCAGCAACTGCGCGGGCGGGAAGGTGCGCGTGTCAGGGCAATCTACCGCCGCGCTTCCAAGCAAACAGGTGTTCCTTGGCATGGGCGGGAGTATGACCCCGATAATTATGCCGGCAGCGATGCGGTTAATATGGCACTGTCAGCTGCGCACGCTTGCCTGTACGGTGTTCTTCACAGCGTAATCGTAGCTTTGGGATGTTCGCCTGGATTGGGTTTTGTGCATACTGGGCACGAGCGCTCTTTTGTTTACGACCTTGCTGACCTCTACAAAGCGGATCTTAGTATTCCCATTGCATTTGAAACCGCAGCAACAAAGCCGGATGATATTGGTGCCGTTACAAGGCGCAGAATGCGTGACGCAATATCAGGCGGACGCATTCTTGAGCAATCCGTTAAGGATATACAACGGTTGCTTATTGGGGATGCGAAAGAAACGGAGGAAATTGAAGTAAACGTGCTTCATCTTTGGGATGAAAAAAAAGGCCTTGTCCCGAACGCAATTTCCTACGGAAAAGAGATCGATGAAGCTGAAGGGGAAAGGTTAGCAGACGGTTATGGCAAAATTATTGAGGATAAAGTATGA